The following proteins are encoded in a genomic region of Amphiura filiformis chromosome 18, Afil_fr2py, whole genome shotgun sequence:
- the LOC140139939 gene encoding beta-2 adrenergic receptor-like, which yields MNQEIMDNVTVVPAIAEQPEDTLHPVIFFLMWFNVLLTGGFNLITIIAYLSSKEIRNNPGNIYILNLAFADAKVGLISLPFFNLWWHYGIWTYGEILCKFWIVVDYTAVTQSMVAIIIISWDRLWMVSQINTYMKNQTTRLAILLIVSTWTLWYVYYICIVAFGEQAAPEYHIDYSNDCDLHINYLLNYTIYEIVALYLVPLLIIACINLRIYVLVRRRLAAGRSEIALKNRKAAITLAILVAAYFICWTPYHIVLLMETIQEGSVPYPVVAFVEYLLWLNSTVNPFVYVCTNPLFRKQLRKMFCCRRMSWHKSSYWNESPERSTQKSQSGSSQLGSQTNKQIIASSEM from the exons ATGAATCAAG AAATCATGGACAACGTCACGGTAGTACCTGCTATCGCTGAGCAACCTGAAGATACCTTACATCCCGTGATCTTCTTCCTGATGTGGTTCAATGTGCTGCTAACAGGAGGCTTCAATCTTATCACCATTATTGCATATCTGAGTAGCAAAGAAATCCGTAATAATCCTGGGAATATTTATATTCTCAATCTTGCGTTTGCTGATGCAAAG GTTGGTCTGATATCGCTGCCATTTTTCAACCTGTGGTGGCATTATGGCATCTGGACGTACGGTGAAATACTGTGCAAATTTTGGATCGTGGTTGACTACACTGCTGTGACGCAATCTATGGTTGCTATCATCATTATCAGCTGGGACAG GTTATGGATGGTGAGCCAAATAAATACCTACATGAAAAATCAAACTACCCGTCTAGCAATCCTCCTCATCGTATCAACCTGGACACTCTGGTATGTCTACTACATCTGCATCGTTGCATTCGGTGAACAAGCTGCACCAGAATACCACATTGACTACAGCAACGACTGTGACCTGCATATCAACTATCTCCTCAACTACACCATCTATGAAATCGTTGCTTTATACCTCGTTCCGCTTCTCATCATCGCTTGTATTAATCTGCGCATCTACGTATTGGTTCGAAGACGTCTTGCTGCAGGTCGCTCTGAGATCGCTCTAAAAAATCGCAAAGCGGCGATAACACTTGCAATCCTGGTGGCTGCGTACTTCATCTGTTGGACCCCGTATCATATTGTGCTGTTAATGGAAACCATTCAAGAAGGGAGTGTTCCGTATCCAGTTGTAGCATTCGTTGAATATCTCCTTTGGTTGAATTCAACAGTAAATCCGTTTGTGTACGTTTGCACCAATCCTTTGTTTCGCAAGCAGCTCAGGAAGATGTTCTGTTGCCGTCGGATGTCTTGGCATAAATCGTCATATTGGAATGAAAGTCCTGAGCGTAGCACACAAAAGTCGCAATCAGGATCATCACAGTTAGGATCACAAACTAATAAGCAGATCATAGCATCTTCAGAAATGTAA